A single Paenibacillus kribbensis DNA region contains:
- a CDS encoding glycoside hydrolase family 130 protein, translating into MIHNQYNKLLAQQEELITRPNEINTTFYNGIYERYRYPVLTRHHVPLHWRFDLNEQTNPFFMERLGVNAALNPGAIYHEGKYILVSRTEGLDRKSFFALAESDNGIDQFRFIDAPLIWDDIDPDETNMYDMRLVKHEDGWIYGIYCSEKKDPDAPPHDTSSAVAQAGLVRTRDLRTWTRLPNIATRSPQQRNVVLHPEFVNGQYAFYTRPQDGFISTGSGGGIAFGLCEDITQPVIENETVIDERCYHTVYEAKNGQGPAPIKTSRGWIHIAHGVRNTAAGLRYVLYTFATSLEDPSRIIAKPGGHFIAPYDEERVGDVSNVIFCNGAVVNEQNEVFIYYASSDTRIHVATTTLARLEDYTFNTPSDPLRSLGSAAVRRELIQRNEALLQAQPHSSQRT; encoded by the coding sequence ATGATTCATAACCAATACAATAAGCTGCTGGCACAGCAAGAGGAACTGATTACACGCCCGAATGAGATCAACACCACCTTTTACAATGGCATCTACGAGCGCTACCGCTATCCTGTACTCACACGTCATCACGTCCCGCTACATTGGCGATTTGATTTGAACGAACAGACCAACCCGTTTTTCATGGAGCGTCTGGGCGTGAATGCAGCGCTAAACCCGGGCGCGATCTATCATGAGGGCAAATACATCCTGGTTTCCCGCACCGAGGGGCTAGATCGGAAATCATTTTTCGCCCTGGCTGAGAGCGATAATGGCATCGACCAGTTCCGATTCATCGATGCCCCATTGATATGGGACGATATCGATCCGGACGAGACAAACATGTACGATATGCGGCTGGTGAAGCATGAGGACGGCTGGATCTACGGCATTTATTGCTCGGAAAAAAAGGACCCTGACGCACCACCCCACGATACCTCCAGCGCTGTCGCTCAGGCCGGACTCGTCCGCACCCGCGATCTTCGCACCTGGACCCGTCTACCGAACATTGCCACTCGTTCCCCGCAACAGCGCAACGTCGTCCTGCACCCCGAATTCGTGAACGGCCAATACGCCTTTTACACGCGTCCGCAGGACGGATTCATTTCCACCGGCTCGGGCGGTGGCATCGCCTTCGGTCTGTGCGAGGATATTACACAGCCCGTGATCGAGAATGAAACGGTGATTGACGAGCGTTGCTATCATACAGTGTACGAAGCCAAGAACGGGCAAGGACCCGCTCCGATCAAGACCAGCCGCGGCTGGATTCATATCGCTCACGGCGTGCGCAATACGGCCGCAGGATTGCGATATGTGCTGTACACCTTTGCCACCAGCCTGGAGGACCCTTCGCGGATCATCGCCAAGCCCGGCGGGCATTTTATAGCCCCCTATGACGAAGAGCGCGTCGGGGATGTCTCGAACGTTATTTTTTGCAACGGAGCAGTGGTTAACGAGCAAAATGAAGTCTTTATTTACTACGCCTCCAGTGACACCCGTATCCACGTAGCAACAACAACCCTCGCTCGCCTGGAGGACTACACGTTCAACACACCGTCTGACCCACTGCGTTCACTCGGCAGCGCCGCTGTCCGCCGTGAGCTGATTCAGCGCAATGAAGCACTGCTGCAAGCACAACCTCATTCTTCGCAGCGGACATAG
- a CDS encoding AGE family epimerase/isomerase — MDTFLHEIRQEWKDHILPFWLGLKDEAHGGFYGEVDVDLHVHKKADKGGIATARLLWSFSAAARVTGENIYKDAARHAFLFLQEHLIDPVYGGMYWMVDHTGRPADTCKHVYAQAFAIYALSEYAQATGDTDALPLAMELFHLLEQKGYDRTRQAYGEQFDRMWNTQPNELLSENGVTAHITMNTHIHVLEAYTGLLRIQPDEEVRNALANVLDILYSRVYDASARRLEVFFDSDWRSLLDLTSYGHDIEASWLIEDAMNVLGHHPPKYVDMVVDIAHAVAERAIQPDGSLINEREGDRVDTSRIWWVQAEGIVGFYNAYQRTQDERFLQIVRDLWAYTRQYIVDSRPGGEWFWSVQADGKPDPREIAGPWKCPYHNSRFCIEMLERMGTK; from the coding sequence TTGGATACGTTTCTACATGAGATCAGACAGGAATGGAAGGATCATATACTCCCGTTCTGGCTAGGGTTGAAGGATGAAGCGCACGGTGGATTTTATGGTGAGGTGGATGTCGATCTGCACGTCCATAAGAAGGCCGACAAGGGCGGGATAGCCACTGCACGGTTGCTCTGGTCCTTCTCGGCAGCAGCCCGTGTGACTGGGGAAAACATCTATAAGGACGCCGCACGACACGCTTTCCTGTTCCTGCAAGAGCACCTGATAGATCCGGTATATGGAGGCATGTACTGGATGGTAGATCACACGGGCCGTCCAGCAGACACGTGCAAGCACGTCTATGCGCAGGCATTCGCCATTTATGCCTTATCCGAATATGCGCAGGCAACGGGCGACACGGATGCCCTGCCACTGGCTATGGAGCTGTTTCACCTGCTGGAGCAAAAAGGATATGATCGCACCCGCCAGGCATATGGTGAACAATTTGACCGGATGTGGAACACACAGCCTAATGAGCTGCTCAGCGAAAACGGGGTTACCGCGCACATCACGATGAATACGCACATTCATGTTCTGGAAGCGTATACCGGGCTGCTTCGCATACAGCCGGATGAGGAAGTAAGGAATGCACTGGCGAATGTACTGGACATTTTATACAGCCGTGTTTACGATGCTTCCGCCCGGCGGTTGGAGGTATTTTTCGACAGTGACTGGCGCTCTCTGCTCGACCTGACCTCGTACGGTCACGATATTGAAGCCAGTTGGCTGATCGAGGACGCTATGAACGTACTGGGTCACCATCCCCCGAAATATGTGGACATGGTGGTGGATATCGCCCATGCGGTAGCCGAACGTGCTATTCAGCCAGATGGTTCATTGATCAACGAACGGGAAGGCGATCGGGTAGACACCTCGCGTATATGGTGGGTACAGGCAGAAGGAATCGTCGGCTTTTACAATGCGTATCAACGCACACAAGACGAACGTTTCTTACAGATTGTACGGGATTTGTGGGCCTACACTCGGCAGTATATTGTAGATTCACGCCCCGGAGGTGAGTGGTTTTGGTCCGTTCAAGCGGATGGCAAGCCTGATCCGAGAGAGATTGCAGGACCTTGGAAATGCCCATATCACAACAGCCGATTTTGCATTGAAATGCTGGAAAGGATGGGAACGAAATGA